In Raphanus sativus cultivar WK10039 chromosome 5, ASM80110v3, whole genome shotgun sequence, the following proteins share a genomic window:
- the LOC108857821 gene encoding ATP synthase subunit epsilon, mitochondrial has protein sequence MASTAAVPFWRAAGMTYITYSNICANLVRNCLKEPFKAESMSREKVHFSLSKWADGKPQKPVLRSDAPQV, from the exons ATGGCATCGACTGCGGCGGTTCCGTTCTGGAGAGCGGCGGGGATGACGTATATAACGTACTCGAACATCTGCGCGAATCTGGTCAGGAACTGTCTGAAAGAGCCCTTCAAGGCTGAATCGATGAGCCGCGAGAAGGTTCACTTCTCCCTCTCCAAATGGGCCGATGGAAAGCCCCAGAAACCag TTTTGCGGTCAGACGCACCTCAAGTGTGA
- the LOC108856934 gene encoding dof zinc finger protein DOF3.1, translated as MQDPAAYYQSMMAKQLHQQQQQQQQPQFPDQEQLKCPRCDSPNTKFCYYNNYNLSQPRHFCKSCRRYWTKGGALRNVPVGGGSRKNAKRSTSSSTSPNSHKKAKTPDPDPSSQKETNPDTDPTRMLYGFPIGDQDVKGMEMGVGVGGGGGSFSSLLASNMQLGLGGIMLDGSGWDPGMSLGLRRSEAGNGGGGNRWTDLAMNRVEKN; from the coding sequence atgcaggATCCAGCAGCTTATTACCAGTCGATGATGGCGAAACAACTAcatcagcaacaacaacaacaacaacaaccgcaaTTTCCGGACCAAGAACAGTTAAAGTGTCCTCGCTGTGACTCACCAAACACTAAGTTCTGTTACTACAACAACTACAACCTCTCACAGCCCCGTCACTTTTGCAAAAGCTGTCGCCGTTACTGGACCAAAGGCGGCGCTCTCCGTAACGTCCCCGTCGGTGGCGGTTCTCGCAAGAACGCTAAACGATCCACCTCTTCTTCTACTTCTCCTAACTCCCACAAGAAGGCCAAGACCCCTGATCCGGATCCTAGTTCACAGAAGGAAACCAACCCGGATACGGATCCGACCCGGATGCTGTACGGGTTTCCGATCGGGGACCAAGACGTGAAAGGTATGGAGATGGGTGTTggtgttggtggtggtggtgggagtTTTAGCTCGCTTTTGGCGTCGAATATGCAGCTGGGTCTTGGTGGGATCATGCTCGACGGGTCGGGTTGGGATCCGGGTATGAGTTTGGGTTTGAGGAGGAGCGAAGCAGGTAACGGAGGAGGTGGTAACCGTTGGACCGATCTGGCTATGAACAGAGTGGAGAAAAACTAA
- the LOC130512886 gene encoding mitogen-activated protein kinase kinase 5-like, giving the protein MRRNKRPDLSVTLPNRNVALAVPLPLPPLPNSTNISPAKSLSELERVNRIGSGNGGTVYKVIHRPTSRLFALKVIYGNHDENVRRQISREIEILRSVDHPNVMKCHDMFDLSGEVHLLLEFMDKGSLEGAHVCQEPELADLTRQILSGLAYLHGRKIVHRDIKPSNLLINSAKNVKIADFGVSRILAQTMDPCNSSVGTVAYMSPERIDTDQNDGRYDGCAGDIWSLGVSILEFYLGRFPFAVSRDSDLASLLCAIAMSQPPEAPATASEEFRHFISCCLQKDPPKRWSAQQLLQHPFILKSTVRPLPSSSSAPAS; this is encoded by the coding sequence ATGAGACGAAACAAACGTCCCGACCTCAGCGTAACACTTCCTAACCGCAACGTGGCTCTCGCTGTCCCTCTTCCTCTACCTCCTCTTCCGAACTCCACCAACATCTCCCCCGCCAAAAGCTTATCCGAGCTAGAGCGCGTGAACCGTATCGGAAGCGGCAACGGAGGAACGGTCTACAAAGTGATCCACCGTCCAACTTCACGCCTCTTCGCTCTCAAGGTGATCTACGGGAACCACGACGAGAATGTGAGGCGTCAGATCAGTAGAGAGATCGAGATCCTGCGAAGTGTTGACCACCCAAACGTCATGAAATGTCACGACATGTTTGATCTCAGCGGCGAGGTCCATCTCTTGCTTGAGTTCATGGACAAAGGCTCTCTCGAAGGTGCACACGTATGTCAAGAACCTGAACTCGCTGATCTCACACGGCAGATTCTCAGCGGCTTGGCCTACCTTCACGGCCGTAAAATCGTCCACCGTGACATCAAACCGTCCAATCTTCTCATAAACTCAGCCAAGAACGTCAAGATTGCTGATTTTGGAGTGAGTAGGATCTTGGCGCAGACCATGGATCCTTGCAACTCTTCTGTCGGAACCGTCGCTTACATGAGCCCCGAGAGGATCGACACAGATCAGAATGACGGGCGTTACGACGGTTGCGCCGGAGATATATGGAGTCTTGGTGTTAGCATCTTGGAGTTCTACTTGGGGAGGTTCCCTTTTGCTGTGAGTAGAGACAGTGACTTGGCGAGTCTACTGTGCGCCATTGCTATGTCTCAGCCGCCGGAGGCTCCGGCGACGGCGTCTGAGGAGTTTCGTCACTTCATCTCTTGTTGCTTACAAAAAGATCCTCCTAAGAGATGGTCTGCGCAACAGCTTTTGCAGCATCCTTTCATACTCAAATCAACCGTTCGTCCTCTACCTTCGTCTTCTTCTGCTCCGGCGTCCTAG
- the LOC108862456 gene encoding 4-coumarate--CoA ligase 4-like, translated as MVLQQQQQTLFVTKKTDQEPSHEFIFRSKLPDISIPNHLPLTDYIFQKFSGHGGGDSTATCLIDGATGRIFTYGNVQISSRRIAAGIHGLGIRQRDTVMLLLPNSPEFALSFLAVAYLGAVSTTANPFYTEPEIEKQAKASATKMIITKPCYVDKLTNLKNDGVLIVCVEDENDAVPVADGCVSFKELTQSDETELPKPEISPEDTVAMPYSSGTTGLPKGVMITHKGLVTSIAQKVDGENPNLNFTGDDVILCFLPMFHIYALDALMLSAMRTGAAILIVPRFELNLVMELIQRYKVTVVPVAPPVVLAFVKSPETERYDLSSVRMMLSGAAMLKKELEDAVRLKFPSAIFGQGYGMTESGTVAKSLAFAKNPFKTKSGACGTVIRNAEMKVVDTITGVSLPYNKPGEICIRGDQLMKGYLNDPEATAITIDKDGWLHTGDIGFVDDDDEIFIVDRLKELIKFKGYQVAPAELEALLISHPYIDDAAVVAMKDEIADEVPVAYVVRSEGSQLTEDDVKSYVNKQVVHYKRIKMVFFTEAIPKAVSGKILRKELRAKLEAEYRK; from the exons ATGGtgctccaacaacaacaacaaacgcTTTTTGTCACAAAGAAGACAGATCAAGAACCTTCTCATGAGTTCATTTTCCGGTCCAAACTTCCCGATATCTCCATCCCGAATCATCTTCCTCTCACCGATTACATCTTCCAGAAGTTCTCCGGCCACGGCGGCGGAGATTCCACAGCCACATGTCTCATCGACGGTGCCACCGGTCGTATATTTACCTACGGTAATGTACAGATCAGTTCACGGCGTATCGCCGCCGGGATCCACGGGCTAGGGATCCGCCAACGTGACACCGTCATGCTCCTTCTCCCAAACTCGCCGGAGTTTGCTCTCTCCTTCCTTGCCGTCGCGTACCTCGGAGCCGTATCCACCACCGCGAATCCGTTCTACACAGAGCCGGAGATAGAGAAACAGGCAAAAGCCTCCGCCACGAAGATGATCATCACTAAGCCATGTTACGTTGATAAACTTACAAACCTGAAAAACGACGGCGTTTTAATCGTTTGCGTGGAAGATGAAAACGACGCCGTTCCAGTAGCTGACGGTTGCGTGAGTTTCAAGGAACTGACTCAATCGGACGAAACAGAGCTTCCTAAACCGGAGATCTCTCCGGAGGACACTGTAGCGATGCCGTACTCCTCCGGAACCACGGGGCTTCCGAAGGGAGTGATGATCACTCACAAGGGATTAGTTACGAGCATCGCTCAGAAAGTGGACGGAGAAAACCCTAACCTCAACTTCACCGGAGATGACGTCATCCTCTGTTTTCTCCCGATGTTTCACATTTACGCGCTCGACGCGTTGATGCTCTCGGCGATGAGGACGGGTGCGGCGATCTTGATCGTGCCGAGGTTCGAGTTGAATCTAGTGATGGAGCTGATTCAGAGGTATAAGGTCACTGTAGTTCCGGTGGCTCCTCCAGTGGTTCTAGCGTTTGTTAAGTCCCCGGAGACGGAGAGGTATGATCTGAGCTCGGTGAGGATGATGCTTTCAGGTGCAGCTATGCTCAAGAAGGAGCTTGAAGACGCCGTGCGTCTCAAGTTTCCCAGTGCCATATTTGGACAG GGTTATGGAATGACTGAGTCAGGAACGGTGGCTAAATCATTAGCGTTTGCAAAGAacccattcaagaccaagtctgGTGCGTGCGGGACGGTGATCAGAAACGCAGAGATGAAAGTGGTCGACACCATAACTGGAGTCTCCTTACCATACAACAAACCTGGGGAAATATGCATCCGAGGCGATCAGCTCATGAAAG GTTATTTGAATGATCCGGAGGCTACTGCGATAACCATAGACAAAGACGGATGGTTACACACTGGAGACATTGGGTTTGTGGATGATGATGACGAGATCTTCATTGTGGATCGGTTAAAGGAACTCATCAAATTCAAAGGCTATCAAGTGGCTCCAGCTGAGCTTGAAGCATTGCTTATTTCTCATCCTTATATCGATGATGCTGCAGTTGTCGC gaTGAAGGATGAAATAGCTGATGAAGTCCCGGTAGCATATGTGGTTAGATCGGAAGGGTCTCAGTTAACCGAAGATGATGTCAAGAGTTATGTCAACAAACAG GTGGTTCATTACAAGAGAATCAAGATGGTGTTTTTCACAGAAGCTATACCTAAAGCAGTCTCGGGAAAGATTTTAAGGAAGGAACTCCGAGCTAAACTGGAAGCTGAGTACCGTAAATAG
- the LOC108862455 gene encoding LOW QUALITY PROTEIN: mitogen-activated protein kinase kinase 5 (The sequence of the model RefSeq protein was modified relative to this genomic sequence to represent the inferred CDS: inserted 1 base in 1 codon; deleted 2 bases in 2 codons; substituted 1 base at 1 genomic stop codon), with the protein MIDSLFKLFALIRSIPRTNQTLSVIIHEEEDEEEEAMRRSKRPDLHLPLPNRDVALAVPLPLPPPSSSSAPASSSAISTNISAAKCLSELERVNRIGSGAGGTVYKVIHRPTSRLFALKVIYGNHDDNVRRQICREIEILRSVDHPNVVKCHDMFDHNGEVQVLLEFMDKGSLEGKHAPREXELANLTRQILSGLAYIHRRHIVHRDIKPSNLLINSADNVKIADFGVSRILAQTMDPCNSSVGTIAYMSPERINTDLNHGRYDGYAGDIWSLGGXRLGVYLGRFPFAVSRQGDWASLMCAICMTQPPEAPATACSEEFRHFISCCLQSDPPKRWSAQQLLQHPFILKSSGGTNLRQMLPPPRPLPSSS; encoded by the exons ATGATTGACTctttatttaaactttttgcTTTGATCAGATCGATTCCAAGGACGAATCAAACCCTATCGGTGATTATacacgaagaagaagacgaagaagaggaagcCATGAGACGAAGCAAACGTCCTGACCTCCACTTGCCACTCCCTAACCGCGACGTGGCTCTCGCtgtccctctccctctccctcctCCATCCTCCTCCTCTGCTCCGGCCTCCTCCTCCGCCATCTCCACCAACATCTCCGCCGCCAAATGCTTATCAGAGCTAGAGCGCGTGAACCGTATCGGCAGCGGCGCCGGAGGAACGGTCTACAAAGTGATCCACCGTCCCACCTCCCGTCTCTTCGCTCTCAAGGTGATCTACGGGAACCACGACGACAACGTGAGGCGCCAGATCTGCAGAGAGATCGAGATCCTGCGCAGCGTTGACCACCCCAACGTCGTGAAATGCCACGACATGTTCGATCACAACGGCGAGGTCCAGGTCCTTCTCGAGTTCATGGACAAAGGCTCCCTCGAAGGCAAACACGCGCCGCGGG ACGAGCTCGCTAACCTCACGCGCCAGATTCTCAGCGGCTTGGCTTATATCCACCGCCGTCACATCGTCCACCGCGACATCAAACCGTCCAACCTTCTCATAAACTCGGCCGATAACGTCAAGATTGCTGACTTTGGAGTGAGTCGGATCTTGGCGCAGACCATGGATCCTTGCAACTCATCTGTCGGGACCATCGCTTACATGAGCCCCGAGAGGATCAACACCGACCTGAATCACGGACGTTACGAC GGTTACGCGGGGGATATATGGAGTCTCGGTGGTTAGCGTCTTGGAGTTTACTTGGGGAGGTTCCCTTTCGCTGTGAGTAGACAAGGTGACTGGGCGAGTTTGATGTGTGCTATATGTATGACTCAGCCGCCGGAAGCTCCGGCGACGGCGTGCTCTGAGGAGTTTCGTCACTTCATCTCTTGT TGCTTGCAGAGTGATCCTCCTAAGAGATGGTCTGCTCAACAGCTCTTGCAGCATCCTTTTATACTCAAATCGAGTGGTGGTACGAATCTTCGTCAAATGTTGCCGCCGCCTCGTCCTCTCCCTTCTTCGTCTTAG